The following are encoded together in the bacterium genome:
- a CDS encoding bile acid:sodium symporter — protein MFELYVRHEWWFAAAQLALAMLGMGATLSAGDFLGVFRQPRAFAIGAAVQIAGTPLLALALTSMLPLPPGIAFGLLVVGVMPGGAMSNVATYFARGNVALSIALTAAITLACIATTPLALRLLAGELIPAGFSMPVAAIALDIAICLLIPLLLGMLVGQRLGSAARRGAMARWCIRLSFAVVACIAIGSAGAGRLDVGAHSALPLAAIAALAVLCQLAGTAPGWLLGLSRGDLAALAIENSIRNTNLALLLKVSLFPITPGVANPLADGVLFAALLYGGLAAPLAIPLILVHRRLAAQ, from the coding sequence ATGTTCGAGCTCTACGTCCGCCACGAGTGGTGGTTCGCCGCCGCCCAGCTCGCGCTGGCGATGCTCGGCATGGGGGCGACGCTGAGCGCCGGCGACTTCCTCGGCGTCTTCCGCCAGCCGCGCGCCTTCGCGATCGGCGCCGCGGTGCAGATCGCCGGCACGCCGCTGCTGGCGCTGGCGCTCACCTCGATGCTGCCGCTGCCGCCCGGCATCGCCTTCGGCCTGCTGGTGGTGGGAGTGATGCCCGGCGGGGCGATGTCGAACGTCGCCACCTATTTCGCGCGCGGCAACGTCGCGCTGTCGATCGCGCTGACGGCGGCGATCACGCTCGCCTGCATCGCCACCACGCCGCTCGCGCTCCGGCTGCTGGCCGGCGAGCTCATCCCGGCCGGGTTCAGCATGCCGGTGGCGGCGATCGCGCTCGACATCGCCATCTGCCTGCTGATCCCGCTGCTGCTCGGCATGCTCGTCGGGCAGCGGCTCGGCAGCGCGGCGCGGCGCGGCGCGATGGCGCGCTGGTGCATCCGCCTCAGCTTCGCCGTCGTGGCGTGCATCGCCATCGGCTCCGCCGGCGCCGGGCGCCTCGACGTCGGCGCGCACAGCGCGCTGCCGCTCGCCGCCATCGCCGCCCTGGCGGTGCTCTGCCAGCTCGCCGGCACGGCGCCGGGCTGGCTGCTCGGCCTGTCGCGCGGCGACCTCGCCGCGCTGGCGATCGAGAACAGCATCCGCAACACCAACCTGGCGCTGCTGCTCAAGGTGTCGCTGTTCCCGATCACCCCTGGCGTCGCCAACCCGCTCGCCGACGGCGTGCTCTTCGCGGCGTTGCTCTACGGCGGCCTCGCCGCGCCGCTGGCCATCCCGCTGATCCTCGTCCATCGTCGGCTGGCGGCGCAGTGA
- a CDS encoding peptidyl-prolyl cis-trans isomerase: MSRPAWRFAALGALLFAAHAAWPRAAAPPPAAGDAEARLAAAARALGLDRDDAVVQRQLQRNGRFLGADDGAGLGLEDSDLVVQRRLANRLRLAIEAAARAEPPSDAELDAYLARHPEPFLVPARVQLTQVFLDRARGATLAADAAAWRATARAGGAPAGDPLPIALASSLSAADLERLLGAAVAAAAFALPLGEWSEPIASPYGLHLLRVEARTPARLPPLDEIRAAVAEALLAERAAGALAAAERELRGAP, translated from the coding sequence ATGAGCCGGCCGGCCTGGCGCTTCGCCGCCCTCGGCGCCCTGCTGTTCGCCGCCCACGCCGCCTGGCCGCGCGCCGCCGCGCCGCCGCCGGCCGCCGGCGATGCCGAGGCGCGCCTCGCCGCCGCGGCCCGCGCCCTCGGCCTCGATCGCGACGACGCCGTCGTGCAACGGCAACTGCAGCGCAACGGGCGCTTCCTCGGCGCCGACGACGGTGCCGGCCTCGGTCTGGAGGACAGCGACCTGGTCGTCCAGCGCCGCCTCGCCAATCGCCTGCGGCTGGCGATCGAGGCCGCCGCGCGCGCCGAGCCGCCGAGCGACGCCGAGCTGGACGCCTACCTCGCCCGCCACCCCGAGCCGTTCCTGGTGCCGGCGCGCGTCCAACTGACCCAGGTCTTTCTCGACCGCGCCCGCGGCGCGACGCTGGCGGCCGATGCCGCGGCCTGGCGCGCGACGGCGCGGGCGGGTGGCGCGCCCGCCGGCGATCCGTTGCCGATCGCGCTGGCGTCGTCGCTCAGCGCCGCCGATCTCGAGCGCCTCCTCGGCGCTGCGGTCGCCGCGGCGGCGTTCGCGCTGCCGCTCGGCGAGTGGAGCGAGCCGATCGCCTCGCCCTATGGCCTGCACCTGCTGCGCGTCGAGGCGCGGACGCCGGCTCGCCTACCGCCGCTCGACGAGATCCGCGCCGCGGTCGCCGAGGCCCTGCTCGCCGAGCGCGCCGCCGGCGCGCTGGCCGCCGCCGAGCGCGAGCTGCGAGGCGCGCCGTGA
- a CDS encoding methyltransferase domain-containing protein gives MPLPLEGPNAEQITYWNQQAGPTWVAVQASIDQQIRPLGRLAMDRAGLRPGLRVLDVGCGCGDTTIELAARVAPGGEVLGVDISAPMLTRAGQQARAANVTNARFEIADAQIAQFPAGAFDVLFSRFGVMFFADPAAAFANLRSALRAGGQLAFACWQSMMDNPWMTVPMAAALQHLPPPPIPAPGAPGPFAFADPDHVRGILEAAGFTAVALEPVRMTLSVGGGQDLDATVDFLLRMGPTARALREADDPELPPLVAASVREALRPYQTAAGVQMDSASWIVTARS, from the coding sequence ATGCCGTTGCCGCTCGAAGGTCCCAACGCCGAACAGATCACCTACTGGAACCAGCAGGCGGGACCGACCTGGGTCGCCGTCCAGGCGTCGATCGATCAGCAGATTCGACCGCTCGGCCGACTGGCCATGGACCGCGCCGGGCTGCGCCCGGGGCTGCGCGTCCTCGACGTCGGCTGCGGCTGCGGCGACACCACGATCGAGCTCGCCGCCCGCGTGGCGCCCGGCGGCGAGGTGCTCGGCGTCGACATCTCGGCGCCGATGCTCACCCGCGCCGGCCAACAGGCGCGCGCCGCCAACGTCACCAACGCCCGCTTCGAGATCGCCGACGCGCAGATCGCGCAGTTCCCGGCGGGGGCATTCGACGTCCTGTTCTCCCGCTTCGGGGTGATGTTCTTCGCCGACCCGGCGGCGGCCTTCGCCAACCTCCGCTCGGCGCTGCGCGCCGGCGGCCAGCTCGCCTTCGCCTGCTGGCAGTCGATGATGGACAACCCGTGGATGACAGTGCCGATGGCGGCGGCGCTGCAACATCTGCCGCCGCCGCCGATCCCGGCGCCCGGCGCCCCGGGTCCATTCGCCTTCGCCGACCCCGACCACGTGCGCGGCATCCTCGAGGCCGCCGGGTTCACCGCCGTCGCGCTCGAGCCGGTGCGCATGACGCTCAGCGTCGGCGGGGGCCAGGACCTCGATGCGACGGTCGACTTCCTGCTGCGCATGGGGCCGACCGCCCGCGCCCTGCGCGAGGCCGACGATCCGGAGCTGCCGCCGCTGGTCGCCGCGTCGGTGCGTGAGGCGTTGCGCCCCTATCAGACCGCCGCCGGCGTGCAGATGGACTCGGCGAGCTGGATCGTCACCGCCAGATCCTGA
- a CDS encoding alpha/beta hydrolase, which yields MTYDPFSRGPYPVGVRSYDTLDPARERPLAVEVWYPAGEAARGRDVDPATRDAFELLPGFPPVWQEAARDAAARPGRYPLVLFSHGFGGHRRQSTFLCTHLASHGYVVAAADHTGNTMTDIMQAMLQIAGGGAPPDFDGELDRFIALRPDDVLFLLDTMLGDLDREIAPLIDATQIGMSGHSFGGWTTLKLNEREPRIRAALPLAPAGGWTHMPAEPLRRALTFAWPHPVATTYLVADRDSLLPLRGMRELYERTPGAKRLFVLRDADHMHFCDRVEEVHEMFRAVPPPGAFTEVAASVPPISELVPGEHAYVFTRGLGLAHFDAALRGEAAAAAVLDDAVAALAERGVAIEAA from the coding sequence ATGACCTACGATCCCTTTTCCCGCGGCCCGTATCCGGTCGGCGTGCGCTCCTACGACACCCTCGATCCGGCGCGCGAGCGCCCGCTCGCCGTCGAGGTCTGGTACCCGGCCGGCGAAGCGGCGCGCGGCCGCGACGTCGACCCCGCGACCCGCGACGCCTTCGAGCTCCTGCCCGGCTTCCCGCCGGTGTGGCAGGAGGCGGCGCGCGATGCCGCGGCGCGCCCCGGACGCTACCCGCTGGTGCTGTTCTCGCACGGCTTCGGCGGCCATCGACGCCAGAGCACCTTCCTCTGCACCCATCTCGCCAGCCATGGCTACGTCGTCGCCGCCGCCGACCACACCGGCAACACCATGACCGACATCATGCAGGCGATGCTGCAGATCGCCGGCGGCGGCGCGCCGCCCGACTTCGACGGCGAGCTCGACCGCTTCATCGCGCTGCGGCCCGACGACGTGCTCTTCCTGCTCGACACGATGCTCGGCGACCTCGATCGGGAGATCGCGCCGCTGATCGACGCCACCCAGATCGGCATGAGCGGCCACAGTTTCGGCGGGTGGACGACGCTCAAGCTCAACGAACGCGAGCCGCGCATTCGCGCCGCGCTGCCGCTCGCCCCCGCCGGCGGCTGGACACACATGCCGGCCGAGCCGCTGCGCCGCGCCCTCACCTTCGCCTGGCCTCACCCGGTCGCCACCACCTATCTGGTGGCCGACCGCGACTCGCTGCTGCCGCTGCGCGGCATGCGCGAGCTGTACGAGCGCACGCCCGGCGCCAAGCGGCTGTTCGTGCTGCGCGACGCCGACCACATGCACTTCTGCGACCGCGTCGAGGAGGTGCACGAGATGTTCCGCGCCGTGCCGCCGCCCGGCGCCTTCACCGAGGTGGCGGCGAGCGTGCCGCCGATCAGCGAGCTGGTCCCCGGCGAGCACGCCTACGTCTTCACCCGCGGCCTCGGCCTCGCCCACTTCGACGCCGCGTTGCGGGGCGAGGCGGCGGCGGCGGCGGTGCTCGACGACGCGGTGGCGGCGTTGGCCGAGCGCGGCGTGGCGATCGAGGCGGCGTGA
- a CDS encoding DUF3604 domain-containing protein, whose amino-acid sequence MRRWGWMALLLVVPAAATAAERCARYDPLRSPYFGDLHVHTALSLDASTQGTRAMPADAYRFARGEPLGVQPFDAEGRPTRTLRLGRPLDFAAVTDHAELFGELTVCHSPDLPGYDSLPCLIQRWFPRLAFFIANAQVTNSATPHRFAFCGADGSRCRNAARTPWRVVQEAAEAYQDHTDACRFSTFVGYEWTGAPGSNNLHRNVIYANATVPDLPLSYVDEPQLDRFLARLRAECREALPGCDVLTIPHNSNLSNGLMFAPTEADGAPLGVATATLRHDWEPLVEVMQHKGDSECRLGPETTDEQCGFEKLPYQNFMAVYVASSAKPAPEASFVRWALKQGLAERQRLGVNPFQYGLIASTDTHVAAPGSVDPRTFIGQGGAGAPPDAPGAGLPDQIEFNPGGLAVLWAEENSRAALFAAMRRREAYGTSGPRIVLRFFAGWDFPDDLCRQPDFVRRGYADGVPMGGELPPPGGAPAPAFAVSALADPDDAKGAPLQRLQIVKGWIEDGAARERVFDVAGGPNDADVDAATCQARGAGAAQLCAVWRDPSFDPAQPAFYYARVLQNPTCRWSAYACNARGVDCADPASVPAALATCCDTTYPKVVQERAWSSPIWYAPEAGS is encoded by the coding sequence ATGCGCAGGTGGGGATGGATGGCGCTGCTGCTGGTCGTGCCGGCGGCTGCCACGGCGGCCGAGCGGTGCGCTCGCTACGATCCCTTGCGCAGCCCGTATTTCGGCGATCTCCACGTGCACACCGCGCTGTCGCTCGACGCCAGCACCCAGGGCACCCGCGCCATGCCGGCCGACGCCTACCGCTTCGCGAGGGGCGAGCCGCTCGGCGTGCAGCCGTTCGACGCCGAGGGGCGGCCGACCCGCACCCTGCGCCTCGGCCGTCCGCTCGACTTCGCCGCCGTCACCGACCACGCCGAGCTGTTCGGCGAGCTGACCGTCTGCCACAGCCCCGATCTGCCGGGCTACGACTCGCTGCCCTGCCTGATCCAGCGCTGGTTCCCGCGCCTCGCCTTCTTCATCGCCAACGCGCAGGTGACCAACAGCGCCACGCCCCATCGCTTCGCCTTCTGCGGCGCCGACGGCTCGCGCTGCCGCAACGCCGCCCGCACGCCGTGGCGGGTGGTGCAGGAGGCCGCCGAGGCGTACCAGGACCACACCGACGCCTGCCGCTTCAGCACCTTCGTCGGCTACGAGTGGACCGGCGCGCCGGGGAGCAACAACCTGCACCGCAACGTGATCTACGCCAACGCCACCGTTCCCGACCTGCCGCTCAGCTACGTGGACGAGCCGCAGCTCGATCGCTTTCTCGCCCGCCTGCGCGCCGAGTGCCGCGAGGCGCTGCCCGGGTGCGACGTGCTGACCATTCCGCACAACTCCAACCTCAGCAACGGCCTGATGTTCGCGCCCACCGAGGCCGACGGGGCGCCGCTCGGCGTCGCCACCGCCACGCTGCGCCACGACTGGGAGCCGCTGGTCGAGGTGATGCAGCACAAGGGCGATTCGGAGTGCCGCCTCGGTCCGGAGACCACCGACGAGCAGTGCGGCTTCGAGAAGCTGCCCTACCAGAACTTCATGGCCGTCTACGTGGCGTCGTCGGCCAAGCCGGCGCCGGAGGCGAGCTTCGTCCGCTGGGCGCTCAAGCAGGGCCTGGCCGAGCGCCAGCGGCTCGGCGTCAATCCGTTCCAGTACGGATTGATCGCCAGCACCGACACGCACGTCGCCGCGCCCGGCTCGGTCGATCCGCGGACCTTCATCGGCCAGGGCGGCGCCGGCGCGCCACCCGACGCGCCGGGCGCGGGCCTGCCGGACCAGATCGAGTTCAACCCCGGCGGATTGGCGGTGCTGTGGGCGGAGGAGAACTCGCGCGCCGCGCTGTTCGCCGCCATGCGCCGCCGCGAGGCCTACGGCACCAGCGGGCCGCGCATCGTCCTGCGTTTCTTCGCCGGATGGGACTTTCCCGACGACCTCTGCCGGCAGCCGGACTTCGTCCGCCGCGGCTATGCCGACGGCGTGCCGATGGGCGGCGAGCTGCCGCCGCCGGGCGGCGCGCCGGCGCCGGCCTTCGCCGTCTCGGCGCTCGCCGATCCTGACGATGCCAAGGGCGCGCCGCTGCAGCGGCTGCAGATCGTCAAGGGATGGATCGAGGACGGCGCGGCGCGCGAGCGGGTGTTCGACGTCGCCGGCGGCCCGAATGACGCCGACGTCGATGCCGCCACCTGCCAGGCGCGCGGCGCCGGCGCCGCGCAGCTCTGCGCGGTGTGGCGCGACCCGAGCTTCGACCCCGCCCAGCCGGCGTTCTACTACGCCCGCGTGCTGCAGAACCCGACCTGCCGCTGGAGCGCCTACGCGTGCAATGCCCGCGGCGTCGACTGCGCCGACCCGGCGTCGGTGCCCGCGGCGCTGGCGACGTGTTGCGACACCACCTACCCGAAGGTCGTCCAGGAGCGCGCCTGGAGCTCGCCGATCTGGTACGCGCCGGAGGCCGGCTCATGA
- a CDS encoding HugZ family protein — translation MTADEPSFAERARTLVEVGRVGALATRLAERGGVPFGSLMPYGVDDDGQPTLLISRLAVHTRNLAADASASLLVAEAGADDPLAIARVTLIGRVEPLPDGARPGCRDDYLARHPTARGWVDFADFAFHRLRVEAAYVVAGFGAMGWVDGADYRAAAADPLAPHAPGILAHMNADHGDALRLYCRAFAGVEAERATMTAIDRLGLRLRAETADGPRTLRIAFPRPAETPGEARAVLVEMVRDARARA, via the coding sequence GTGACGGCGGATGAACCTTCCTTCGCGGAGCGGGCGCGGACGTTGGTCGAGGTGGGACGGGTGGGCGCGCTGGCGACGCGGCTCGCGGAGCGCGGCGGGGTGCCGTTCGGCTCGCTGATGCCCTACGGGGTCGACGACGACGGCCAGCCGACGCTGCTCATCAGCCGGCTCGCGGTGCACACCCGCAACCTCGCCGCCGATGCCAGCGCCAGCCTGCTGGTCGCCGAAGCCGGCGCGGACGACCCGCTCGCCATCGCCCGGGTGACATTGATCGGCCGCGTCGAGCCGCTGCCGGACGGCGCGCGCCCCGGCTGTCGCGACGACTATCTCGCCCGCCATCCCACGGCGCGCGGCTGGGTCGACTTCGCCGACTTCGCCTTCCATCGCCTGCGCGTCGAGGCGGCCTACGTCGTCGCCGGCTTCGGCGCCATGGGCTGGGTCGACGGCGCCGACTACCGCGCCGCCGCCGCCGACCCGCTGGCGCCGCACGCCCCCGGCATCCTGGCGCACATGAACGCCGACCACGGCGACGCGCTGCGCCTCTACTGCCGCGCCTTCGCCGGGGTCGAAGCGGAGCGGGCGACGATGACGGCGATCGACCGCCTCGGCCTGCGGCTCCGCGCCGAGACCGCCGACGGGCCGCGCACCCTGCGCATCGCCTTCCCGCGCCCGGCCGAGACGCCGGGCGAGGCGCGCGCCGTGCTCGTGGAGATGGTGCGCGACGCGCGCGCCCGCGCCTGA
- a CDS encoding glutathione S-transferase, with protein sequence MKLYDSAAAPNPRRVRVFLAEKGVAIPTEQVDIATAANREPAFRAKNPLGTLPVLELDDGTCIAESVAICRYIEETHPTPPLLGTDARDRALVEMWQRRMELELFIPIAQVFRHTHAFFAGRIPQVPEWGEVSRAHALATMGWLDRELADREFIAGTRYTIADITALCGIDFGRVSKIRIAPELANLARWHAAVSARPSASA encoded by the coding sequence ATGAAGCTCTACGACTCCGCCGCCGCGCCGAATCCGCGCCGGGTGCGCGTCTTTCTCGCCGAGAAGGGCGTCGCGATCCCGACCGAACAGGTCGACATCGCCACGGCCGCGAACCGCGAGCCGGCGTTCCGCGCCAAGAATCCGCTCGGCACGCTGCCGGTGCTGGAACTGGACGACGGCACCTGCATCGCCGAGAGCGTGGCGATCTGCCGCTACATCGAGGAAACGCACCCGACGCCGCCGCTGCTCGGTACCGACGCGCGCGACCGCGCCCTGGTGGAGATGTGGCAGCGGCGCATGGAGCTCGAGCTCTTCATTCCCATCGCCCAGGTCTTCCGCCACACGCACGCGTTCTTCGCGGGCCGCATTCCCCAGGTGCCGGAGTGGGGCGAGGTCAGCCGGGCGCACGCGCTGGCGACCATGGGCTGGCTCGACCGCGAGCTCGCCGATCGCGAGTTCATCGCCGGGACGCGCTACACCATCGCCGACATCACCGCGCTGTGCGGCATCGACTTCGGCCGCGTGAGCAAGATCCGCATCGCTCCCGAGCTCGCCAATCTGGCGCGCTGGCACGCCGCCGTCTCGGCGCGCCCGAGCGCCAGCGCCTGA